In Chitinophaga sp. HK235, a single window of DNA contains:
- the cls gene encoding cardiolipin synthase, giving the protein MHTLINYLTGSNWHLSVKIGSTVMLILTFAGIVFTILMENRNPIKAVAYILLLIFIPIVGLVVYYYLGRDLRKKRRFTLKGSKDEVLFAKYWQSQRAEIEQMQLELRHLVGNKQELSAMLLNTRQSVLTKNNHVKLLINGEEKFPEVLAALKAAKHHIHIEYYMIAADDIGNTVIEILVEKLNQGVQVRFLYDDVGSNNIKKLPRILKENGASVYPFSPLLVDLYLNANYRNHRKIIVIDGNVGFVGGINLDDRYVNNGKHDLYWRDTHLKIEGDAVNLLQLQFLMSYRYCSKEVFPFEAPFFGRSAPLIGTCFTDIVASGPDSEWPMAMECILMAINVAKRRIRITNPYFIPTEQLLTALQMAALAGKDVQLLLPFKSDSFIVQHAALSYMKPLLAAGVKVFFYTRGFIHAKTMVIDDNLAWVSSVNFDNRSFFLNCEIGALVYDKETAARLDRAFDEDLLYSLPLQETRWNKRNLAKRFMDSVCRLLTPLL; this is encoded by the coding sequence GTGCATACACTCATCAATTATCTGACCGGCTCAAACTGGCATCTTTCCGTCAAAATCGGCAGTACAGTAATGCTGATATTAACATTTGCCGGTATCGTATTCACTATCCTGATGGAAAACCGGAATCCCATAAAAGCTGTCGCCTATATCCTCCTGCTGATATTCATCCCTATTGTAGGGTTGGTGGTGTATTATTACCTGGGCCGTGATCTGCGTAAGAAAAGAAGGTTTACCCTGAAAGGCAGCAAAGATGAAGTGCTGTTTGCCAAATACTGGCAATCGCAGCGGGCAGAGATAGAGCAAATGCAGCTGGAATTGCGGCATCTGGTAGGTAACAAACAGGAGTTGTCGGCTATGTTACTGAATACCCGGCAATCTGTGCTGACTAAAAATAACCACGTAAAACTGCTGATCAATGGTGAAGAGAAGTTTCCCGAGGTACTGGCAGCCTTAAAAGCCGCCAAACACCATATCCACATCGAATACTACATGATAGCCGCAGATGATATCGGTAACACCGTTATCGAAATACTGGTAGAAAAGCTTAATCAGGGTGTACAGGTGCGCTTTCTGTATGATGATGTTGGAAGCAACAACATTAAAAAACTTCCCCGTATTCTGAAAGAAAACGGAGCCAGTGTATATCCCTTCTCCCCTTTGCTGGTAGATCTTTATCTCAATGCCAACTACCGCAATCACCGAAAGATCATTGTAATAGACGGCAATGTTGGTTTTGTAGGCGGTATTAACCTCGACGATCGTTATGTCAACAATGGCAAACATGATCTTTACTGGCGGGATACGCACCTGAAAATAGAAGGAGATGCAGTAAACCTGCTACAGTTGCAGTTCCTGATGAGTTACCGTTATTGCAGCAAGGAAGTATTTCCTTTTGAAGCTCCTTTTTTCGGAAGATCTGCTCCGCTTATAGGCACTTGTTTCACGGATATTGTAGCCAGCGGTCCGGATTCTGAATGGCCGATGGCTATGGAATGTATTCTGATGGCTATTAACGTGGCTAAAAGAAGAATACGGATCACCAATCCCTACTTCATTCCTACCGAGCAACTGCTCACGGCTCTGCAAATGGCTGCGCTGGCCGGGAAAGATGTACAACTGCTGCTTCCGTTTAAAAGCGACTCATTTATCGTACAGCATGCGGCCCTGTCTTATATGAAGCCGTTGCTTGCTGCTGGTGTGAAGGTATTCTTTTACACAAGAGGATTTATCCATGCCAAAACGATGGTCATAGATGATAATCTTGCCTGGGTTAGTTCTGTTAATTTTGACAACCGCAGCTTTTTCCTGAATTGTGAAATCGGAGCACTGGTGTATGATAAGGAAACTGCTGCCAGGCTGGACCGTGCATTTGATGAAGATCTGCTGTATTCCTTGCCTCTACAGGAAACCCGTTGGAATAAACGGAACCTCGCCAAAAGATTTATGGATTCGGTATGCCGCTTGTTAACACCACTGTTGTAA
- a CDS encoding RNA polymerase sigma factor: MEDLNQINDLITGCCNKERSSQELLYRKFFGYALSICMRYAPNREEALEIMNDGFLKVFQRIDTFDSSRPFKAWLSKVMVNTAIDFLRSRKKLVFTDSIEQLSDLWKDDKVIDKLSYDELLMHVQSLSPAYRTVFNLYVIEGYQHHEIAVMLGISIGTSKSNLFKAKKVLQVKIISASGSTVNSTSVNLSIHKNE; encoded by the coding sequence GTGGAAGACCTGAATCAAATTAATGACCTCATAACAGGTTGCTGTAATAAGGAACGCAGCAGCCAGGAGTTGTTATACCGTAAGTTTTTCGGGTATGCACTCAGTATATGCATGCGCTACGCACCCAACAGAGAAGAAGCGCTGGAGATAATGAACGATGGTTTTTTGAAAGTCTTTCAGCGAATTGATACCTTCGATAGCAGCCGACCTTTTAAAGCATGGCTGAGCAAAGTAATGGTCAACACGGCCATCGATTTCCTGCGCAGCCGGAAAAAACTGGTGTTTACTGATAGCATAGAACAGTTGAGCGATCTGTGGAAAGATGATAAAGTGATAGATAAACTTTCCTACGATGAATTGCTTATGCACGTACAATCCCTTTCTCCTGCGTACCGTACCGTATTTAACCTGTACGTCATAGAAGGTTATCAACATCATGAGATTGCAGTAATGCTGGGTATTTCCATAGGAACATCCAAATCAAATCTGTTTAAAGCAAAAAAGGTGTTGCAGGTAAAAATCATCAGTGCCTCCGGTAGCACTGTCAACAGTACATCGGTAAACCTTTCTATCCATAAAAATGAGTGA
- the mnmG gene encoding tRNA uridine-5-carboxymethylaminomethyl(34) synthesis enzyme MnmG: MFPSYDIIVVGAGHAGCEAAAAAANMGSKVLLVTMNMQTIAQMSCNPAMGGIAKGQIVREIDALGGYSGIITDQSMIQFRMLNRSKGPAMWSPRAQSDRMLFAAKWREALEKTPNVDFYQDMVKGLLVKDGRCYGVITGLGHEIKAKAVVLTNGTFLNGVIHIGDKQFGGGRVAEKAATGITEQLISLGFESDRLKTGTPPRIDGRSLDYSKMEEQLGDEEIVGFSYLNIEKIKPAQQRSCWITYTSDAVHEMLRTGFDRSPMFQGRIQGTGPRYCPSIEDKINRFAERERHQLFVEPEGWDTVEIYVNGFSTSLPEDVQMKALRLVPGFENCRMFRPGYAIEYDFFPPTQLNFSLETKQVQNLFFAGQINGTTGYEEAACQGLMAGINAHLKAAEQDPFILKRSEAYIGVLIDDLINKGTEEPYRMFTSRAEFRTLLRQDNADLRLTEKSYQMGLAKEERMVRVQQKKEQVEKIKSILKELSVEPEEISSLLEAKSSAALTQKQRAHQILLRPGLDIFSMKSFVPKIEQALTGFDSEVLEQAEIQIKYDVYIEKENELVKKMSQLEDLIIPENFDYNKLVSLSSEARQKFSKIRPHTLGQASRISGVNPSDVQILMVYMGR; this comes from the coding sequence ATGTTTCCATCATACGATATAATTGTGGTTGGTGCCGGGCATGCAGGCTGTGAAGCTGCTGCTGCTGCCGCCAATATGGGCTCTAAGGTTTTATTGGTGACCATGAACATGCAAACCATCGCACAGATGAGTTGCAACCCCGCCATGGGAGGCATTGCCAAAGGACAGATTGTAAGAGAAATAGATGCACTGGGAGGATACTCCGGTATTATTACAGATCAGTCTATGATCCAGTTCCGTATGCTGAACCGCTCAAAAGGTCCGGCTATGTGGAGCCCCCGCGCGCAGAGTGACCGTATGCTTTTTGCAGCTAAATGGCGCGAAGCACTGGAGAAAACCCCCAATGTGGATTTTTATCAGGACATGGTAAAAGGTCTCCTGGTAAAAGATGGCCGTTGTTATGGTGTAATCACCGGACTCGGACATGAAATAAAAGCCAAAGCAGTGGTGCTGACCAATGGTACCTTCCTCAATGGTGTTATCCATATCGGTGACAAACAATTTGGTGGCGGCCGCGTGGCTGAAAAAGCAGCTACCGGGATCACCGAACAACTGATTTCCCTCGGCTTTGAAAGCGACCGTCTCAAAACAGGTACACCTCCCCGCATTGACGGCAGAAGCCTGGACTATTCCAAAATGGAAGAACAACTGGGGGATGAGGAAATTGTTGGCTTCTCCTACCTCAACATAGAAAAAATCAAACCAGCCCAGCAAAGAAGTTGCTGGATTACCTATACCAGCGATGCCGTACACGAAATGCTCCGTACCGGCTTCGACAGGTCTCCTATGTTCCAGGGACGTATCCAGGGCACCGGCCCCCGTTATTGCCCCAGCATTGAAGACAAAATCAACCGCTTTGCCGAAAGGGAAAGACACCAGCTGTTCGTAGAACCAGAAGGTTGGGATACCGTAGAAATTTATGTCAACGGATTCTCTACCTCCCTGCCGGAAGATGTACAGATGAAAGCCCTCCGACTTGTACCCGGTTTCGAAAACTGCCGGATGTTCCGCCCTGGCTATGCCATCGAATATGACTTCTTCCCACCAACACAGCTCAACTTCTCCCTGGAAACAAAACAGGTTCAGAACCTCTTTTTTGCAGGACAGATTAATGGTACCACCGGCTATGAAGAAGCTGCCTGCCAGGGATTAATGGCAGGGATCAATGCCCACCTCAAAGCCGCTGAACAGGACCCATTCATCCTGAAAAGAAGTGAAGCCTATATCGGTGTACTGATAGACGACCTTATCAACAAAGGCACTGAAGAACCTTATCGCATGTTTACTTCCAGAGCCGAGTTCCGTACCCTGCTCCGCCAGGATAATGCTGACCTCCGCCTCACGGAAAAAAGCTACCAAATGGGCCTCGCCAAAGAAGAACGTATGGTAAGGGTGCAACAGAAAAAAGAACAGGTGGAAAAAATCAAATCCATCCTCAAGGAACTGTCTGTAGAACCGGAAGAAATAAGTTCTCTCCTGGAAGCAAAATCTTCTGCTGCGCTTACCCAAAAACAAAGAGCCCATCAGATATTACTGCGTCCCGGACTCGATATCTTCTCCATGAAATCTTTTGTACCTAAAATTGAACAGGCACTGACTGGATTTGATAGCGAAGTATTGGAGCAGGCAGAGATCCAGATCAAATACGATGTGTATATCGAAAAGGAAAATGAACTGGTGAAAAAAATGAGCCAGCTCGAAGACCTTATCATCCCGGAAAACTTCGACTATAACAAACTTGTTTCACTATCCAGCGAAGCCAGGCAGAAGTTCTCCAAAATCCGCCCACATACTTTAGGACAAGCCAGCAGGATCAGCGGCGTAAATCCCAGCGATGTACAAATCCTGATGGTTTACATGGGAAGATAA
- the ybeY gene encoding rRNA maturation RNase YbeY, protein MAIQFTAHEIKVNLKDKRKLKSFLKDLFASEGQGLKELHYIFCSDAYLLEINKEFLQHDTYTDIVTFEMGEDPDVTEGEIYISFDRVVENAEKFNVPVNQELHRVIFHGALHLCGFKDKSKVENALMRKKEDEYLIKYFGSLN, encoded by the coding sequence ATGGCAATTCAGTTTACGGCTCACGAAATAAAGGTGAACCTGAAGGATAAGAGAAAGTTGAAATCTTTTTTAAAGGATTTGTTTGCCAGTGAAGGGCAAGGTCTTAAAGAACTGCACTATATTTTTTGTTCAGATGCCTATTTACTGGAAATCAACAAAGAATTTTTACAACACGATACTTACACTGATATCGTCACTTTTGAGATGGGGGAAGATCCCGATGTTACAGAAGGAGAAATCTATATCAGTTTTGATAGGGTGGTAGAGAATGCTGAAAAGTTCAATGTTCCTGTGAATCAGGAACTGCATAGGGTAATATTCCATGGAGCTTTGCATTTATGTGGATTTAAAGATAAAAGTAAGGTGGAGAATGCTTTGATGAGGAAAAAAGAAGATGAATATCTTATTAAATATTTTGGTTCGCTGAATTAA
- a CDS encoding FeoA family protein yields the protein MKKGIMKLSSLATGKSAVIIEFEKDDLHIKLMEMGCVPGETVKIEKIAPLGDPISIMVAGYNLSLRKTEADHIWVEEI from the coding sequence ATGAAAAAAGGCATTATGAAATTATCTTCCCTGGCAACAGGTAAAAGCGCAGTAATCATAGAATTTGAGAAAGATGATCTTCATATCAAACTGATGGAAATGGGCTGCGTTCCAGGTGAAACCGTTAAAATTGAAAAAATCGCCCCACTTGGCGATCCTATTTCAATTATGGTGGCAGGATACAATCTGTCACTCAGAAAAACTGAAGCTGATCATATTTGGGTAGAGGAAATATAA
- the nadA gene encoding quinolinate synthase NadA yields the protein MITEIAVAKKNLQHNGFLDIPVDPALDLFAAIENLKKEKNAIVLAHYYQEPDIQDVADYIGDSLGLSQQAAKTDADIIVFAGVHFMAETAKILSPQKKVLLPDLKAGCSLADSAPPELFKKFRDKYPDHIVISYINCSAGIKALSDIICTSSNAEKIIESVPADQPIIFAPDRNLGSYLIKKTGRDMVLWNGACMVHEIFSLEKITKLKARHPKAKIIAHPECEPAVLAVADYIGSTTGLLKFSQKDDAQEYIVVTETGILHQMQKENPGKTFIPAPPNNACACNDCPHMKLNTLEKLYLCMEYEQPEITMEENLRIAAKKPIDRMLEISAQAGL from the coding sequence ATGATTACTGAAATCGCTGTCGCGAAAAAAAATTTGCAGCATAACGGATTTTTGGATATACCGGTTGACCCGGCTTTGGACTTATTTGCAGCGATCGAAAATTTGAAAAAAGAAAAAAATGCGATCGTACTGGCGCACTATTACCAGGAGCCTGATATCCAGGATGTGGCAGATTACATCGGAGACAGTTTGGGCCTCAGCCAGCAGGCCGCCAAAACAGATGCCGACATCATCGTTTTTGCCGGTGTGCACTTTATGGCTGAAACAGCAAAAATTCTGAGCCCTCAGAAAAAAGTGCTGCTGCCAGACCTTAAAGCCGGATGTTCCCTGGCCGACAGTGCTCCTCCTGAACTGTTTAAGAAGTTCCGCGACAAATATCCCGATCATATAGTGATTTCCTACATTAACTGTTCTGCGGGTATCAAGGCGCTTAGTGATATCATCTGTACCTCTTCCAACGCCGAAAAAATTATCGAAAGTGTTCCGGCGGACCAACCGATCATTTTTGCCCCCGATCGTAACCTGGGGTCTTATTTGATCAAAAAAACGGGTCGTGATATGGTTTTGTGGAACGGAGCTTGCATGGTTCATGAAATTTTCTCCCTGGAAAAGATTACCAAACTGAAGGCTCGTCACCCGAAAGCGAAAATTATCGCCCACCCGGAATGTGAACCAGCAGTACTTGCGGTTGCAGATTACATCGGTTCAACCACCGGCCTGTTGAAATTCAGTCAGAAAGATGATGCACAGGAATATATCGTGGTAACCGAAACCGGTATTCTTCACCAGATGCAAAAAGAAAATCCCGGAAAGACTTTCATCCCTGCACCACCGAATAATGCATGTGCTTGTAACGACTGTCCACACATGAAATTGAATACACTGGAAAAATTGTACTTGTGCATGGAATACGAACAGCCGGAAATCACGATGGAAGAAAACCTGAGAATCGCCGCTAAAAAGCCGATAGACAGAATGCTGGAGATTAGTGCACAAGCTGGATTATAA
- a CDS encoding peptidylprolyl isomerase gives MSVIQKIRDKYAVVIVVVICLAIVSFLLQDAFFGKSSLARRSTTVGKVNGQELDVADYQRRIQDAEAGARQQMPNGNIDEQTRQYIREQVWNQFLNEQIMQAQYKKLGIAVTEAEIVDQIKGKNPNPIVVQQFTRDGQFDRAALQQTIAQAGQNPQIRQALEQLETYIAKSQEQVKYITLIKQGVYYPKWMATQQQADNSKTATISYVSVPYASIADSTIKVTDDELNRFIQDHKQLFKVEESRKVEYVSFDAVPSAQDSTAAIHQILALKAELDTTHDIAGFINRNSDIKYYDGYVSKNAAQVPQKDSIVNLPVGAVYGPYYDNNLIVFAKMVDRKSMPDSVKVRHILIASGGPQGGLPDSVAKKRADSIAVAVKGGADFKALVAQFSDDPGSKQTGGEYDITPSTPFVPEFKDFAFEGTKGQIKVVKTQFGYHVMEIMDQKNIGPAIKVAYLGKSVEASKETNNTAYNAAGDFASKSRNGAAFEKNIQEGKLNKKIADNVRPMDFVVPGIGQARELVRWVNDAKKGDVSPVFTLDEKYVVALLTSIRQEGTAPLEDVRPQVEAEVKKHKKATQIMAKLQTPANLDAAAKSSNQPILKAEGVSFASPFIASLGFEPRIAGASFNKDWGTAKVSTPIEGNAAVYVIKADSYEPVAQPAQSLTAQQAAYEQGVKSLLDQQLFEVLKKMSTVKDNRGKFF, from the coding sequence ATGTCAGTAATTCAGAAAATCAGGGACAAATATGCCGTCGTGATCGTAGTAGTGATTTGCCTGGCTATTGTTAGTTTCCTGTTGCAGGATGCCTTTTTTGGCAAAAGTTCTCTCGCCCGCCGTTCAACTACTGTGGGTAAAGTAAACGGTCAGGAGCTGGATGTCGCAGACTACCAGCGCCGTATTCAGGATGCCGAAGCAGGCGCACGCCAGCAGATGCCTAACGGTAATATTGACGAACAAACTCGTCAGTATATCCGCGAGCAGGTTTGGAACCAGTTTCTGAATGAACAGATTATGCAGGCCCAATATAAAAAACTGGGTATCGCTGTAACTGAAGCAGAAATCGTAGACCAGATCAAAGGTAAAAACCCGAACCCGATCGTTGTTCAGCAATTTACCCGTGATGGCCAGTTTGACCGCGCAGCACTGCAGCAAACTATCGCACAGGCCGGACAGAACCCTCAGATCCGTCAGGCTCTCGAGCAACTGGAAACCTACATCGCCAAATCCCAGGAACAGGTTAAATATATCACCCTGATCAAACAAGGTGTATATTATCCTAAATGGATGGCTACCCAACAGCAGGCAGATAACAGCAAAACTGCTACTATCTCCTATGTAAGTGTTCCTTATGCTTCTATCGCTGATTCTACTATTAAGGTAACAGATGACGAACTGAACCGCTTCATCCAGGACCATAAACAACTCTTTAAAGTGGAAGAGTCCCGTAAAGTGGAATATGTATCTTTTGATGCTGTTCCTTCTGCCCAGGATTCCACTGCTGCCATCCACCAGATCCTCGCTCTTAAAGCTGAACTGGATACCACTCATGATATTGCCGGTTTTATCAACCGTAACTCCGACATCAAATACTATGATGGCTACGTTTCCAAAAACGCAGCACAGGTACCACAGAAAGATTCTATCGTAAACCTGCCTGTAGGTGCTGTATACGGTCCTTATTATGATAATAACCTGATCGTATTCGCTAAAATGGTTGACCGTAAAAGCATGCCTGACAGCGTGAAAGTACGTCACATCCTGATCGCTTCCGGCGGACCTCAGGGCGGATTACCTGATTCTGTAGCTAAAAAACGTGCTGACAGCATCGCGGTAGCTGTAAAAGGTGGAGCCGACTTTAAAGCGCTCGTTGCTCAGTTCTCCGATGATCCGGGTAGCAAACAAACCGGCGGTGAATACGATATCACTCCTTCTACTCCGTTTGTACCTGAATTCAAAGATTTTGCTTTCGAAGGCACCAAAGGCCAGATCAAAGTGGTGAAAACCCAGTTCGGCTACCATGTAATGGAAATCATGGACCAGAAAAATATCGGTCCTGCCATTAAAGTGGCTTACCTCGGTAAATCTGTTGAAGCCAGCAAGGAAACCAACAACACCGCTTACAACGCTGCCGGCGACTTCGCTAGCAAAAGCCGTAACGGTGCTGCCTTTGAAAAAAATATCCAGGAAGGTAAACTCAACAAAAAAATCGCTGATAACGTACGTCCTATGGACTTCGTAGTTCCTGGTATCGGACAGGCCCGCGAACTGGTTCGTTGGGTGAACGATGCGAAAAAAGGTGATGTAAGCCCGGTATTTACCCTGGATGAAAAATATGTGGTAGCGCTGCTGACCAGCATCCGCCAGGAAGGTACCGCTCCACTGGAAGACGTAAGACCTCAGGTGGAAGCTGAAGTGAAAAAGCATAAAAAAGCAACACAGATTATGGCTAAACTGCAAACTCCGGCTAACCTGGACGCTGCTGCCAAATCCTCCAACCAGCCTATCTTAAAAGCTGAAGGTGTTAGCTTCGCTTCTCCGTTTATCGCTTCCCTGGGCTTCGAACCCCGCATTGCCGGTGCTTCCTTCAACAAAGACTGGGGTACTGCTAAAGTATCTACCCCTATCGAAGGTAATGCTGCCGTATACGTGATCAAAGCTGATAGCTATGAACCAGTAGCACAGCCAGCACAAAGCCTGACAGCTCAACAGGCTGCTTACGAACAGGGTGTTAAATCCCTGCTGGACCAGCAGCTGTTTGAAGTGCTGAAGAAAATGAGCACTGTTAAAGATAACCGCGGCAAATTCTTCTAG
- a CDS encoding DUF2480 family protein, with protein sequence MDEIINKVAQSGLETIDLENYFPKGETVIFDMKDYLFMGMILKEKDFRAAMQSLDWEQFRGKNVGLVCTADAVIPLWAYMLVMTNLEPVAAFAAFGDADFIYKTLYLKNLSTIDVASFTDKRIVIKGCGDKRVGEVAYAEITRLLRPVAKSIMYGEACSSVPVYKKKA encoded by the coding sequence ATGGATGAAATAATCAATAAAGTAGCACAGAGTGGCCTGGAAACCATTGACCTGGAGAATTATTTTCCTAAAGGAGAAACTGTCATTTTTGATATGAAGGATTATCTCTTTATGGGCATGATCCTGAAAGAAAAAGATTTCCGCGCTGCCATGCAATCGCTGGACTGGGAACAATTCCGTGGAAAAAATGTAGGCCTGGTATGTACAGCAGATGCGGTTATCCCCCTGTGGGCTTATATGCTGGTGATGACCAACCTGGAGCCTGTAGCTGCCTTTGCTGCCTTCGGAGACGCAGATTTTATATATAAAACATTGTACCTGAAGAATTTATCCACTATTGACGTTGCGTCTTTCACAGATAAACGTATCGTGATCAAAGGATGTGGGGATAAAAGAGTGGGCGAAGTGGCCTATGCGGAAATAACCCGGCTCCTGCGCCCGGTAGCGAAAAGCATCATGTACGGAGAAGCCTGTTCTTCAGTGCCGGTATATAAGAAAAAGGCCTAG
- the corA gene encoding magnesium/cobalt transporter CorA, whose translation MLKSVKNKLPIPGVGMLDALNPFKVKKQRIMNFNPATGVASRKPSECSKITVFDYNGSGCTEKVLSSLEETFAYRDNPTFAWINIDGLRKEDVHTICAHFMIHPLIEEDILSIGQRAKMDEIGERLFCLLPMMYFNKETSTIDQEQVSIVMGKNFVISFQEDPTRDVFDPVRDKLRIPGSRIRNGTMDFLCYSLLDVIVDNYFLVLDKLGERIELMEDVVQHEPNTRTLARINFLRRQVFLFKRGVAPVRELVNGYLKSESDLLEDNVTKYYKDVYDHIIQCNDLADNYRDMILNVQDLYHSQLNLKMNEIMKVLAVVTTLLTPLTLIAGIYGMNFHNMPELESRNGYFYTLGGMGLLLILMIFVFRKRGWF comes from the coding sequence ATGCTGAAGTCTGTAAAAAATAAATTGCCGATCCCGGGTGTGGGTATGCTGGATGCGCTGAATCCTTTTAAGGTTAAAAAACAGCGTATCATGAATTTTAATCCTGCTACAGGAGTAGCTTCCCGCAAGCCTTCTGAATGCAGTAAAATCACTGTTTTTGATTATAACGGCAGCGGGTGTACGGAGAAAGTATTGTCATCGCTGGAAGAAACTTTTGCTTATCGCGACAACCCAACGTTTGCCTGGATTAATATTGATGGCCTCCGTAAAGAAGATGTGCATACCATCTGTGCGCATTTTATGATCCATCCGCTGATAGAAGAAGATATCCTCAGTATAGGGCAGCGCGCCAAGATGGATGAAATAGGAGAGCGCCTCTTTTGTTTGTTGCCCATGATGTATTTCAACAAAGAAACTTCTACCATAGACCAGGAGCAAGTGAGCATTGTAATGGGGAAAAACTTTGTCATCTCCTTTCAGGAAGATCCTACCAGGGATGTTTTTGACCCGGTACGGGATAAGCTGAGGATACCCGGTTCCCGCATCCGTAATGGTACCATGGACTTCCTCTGTTATTCACTGCTCGACGTGATTGTGGATAACTACTTCCTGGTGCTGGATAAGCTGGGAGAAAGGATAGAACTGATGGAAGATGTGGTACAGCACGAACCCAATACCCGTACACTGGCACGTATTAACTTTCTGCGGCGGCAGGTATTTCTGTTCAAGCGGGGAGTAGCACCAGTAAGGGAATTGGTGAACGGTTATCTCAAAAGTGAAAGTGATTTACTGGAAGATAATGTGACCAAATACTATAAGGATGTATATGATCACATTATCCAGTGTAATGATCTGGCAGATAACTACCGCGATATGATCCTGAACGTGCAGGACCTGTATCATTCGCAGCTGAACCTCAAAATGAATGAGATCATGAAAGTGCTGGCAGTGGTAACCACCCTGCTTACGCCGCTTACATTGATAGCAGGCATTTATGGTATGAACTTCCACAATATGCCTGAGCTGGAATCGCGGAATGGCTATTTCTATACCCTGGGAGGTATGGGTTTACTGTTGATCCTGATGATCTTTGTTTTCCGGAAGAGAGGCTGGTTCTAG
- a CDS encoding DUF3472 domain-containing protein, which yields MKKYFLFNALLVICLSVQQIFAQTTPVVLPGFTAYADPEEKDVEINDRNGVIDWTGNNNTVNFYFHAATAGKLKVTLQARSDAGSKVSVTLNGTTKIVSIPNNNEYTDISVLQTTISKPGFYTITLKGIEKSGKIYAAVKGISLEGPATKDIQFNPKSWRRSASVHLNYPVPEGKNVEWFYGEIKVPEGEDKLGTYFMSCGFHRGYFGMQVNGPAERRIIFSVWDAGTEPDKRSNVKYEDQVVLLAKGDSVYASGFGGEGTGGHSHWLYNWKAGETYRFLMHAVPVGTITTYTAYFYVPEHHEWKLIASFRAPKDGKYMGHLYSFLENFSFENGHLGRKGYYGNHWIKTNTGEWIELTKAKFTNDATAKAKDRLDFGGGSENGWFYLWTSGFKPANAQYGDIFERPAGGKQPEIELPRF from the coding sequence ATGAAAAAATATTTCCTTTTCAATGCACTACTGGTGATATGCCTGTCTGTGCAGCAAATTTTTGCCCAAACGACACCGGTTGTACTACCAGGTTTTACTGCCTACGCCGATCCGGAAGAAAAAGATGTAGAGATCAACGACCGCAATGGCGTGATAGATTGGACCGGCAATAACAACACCGTCAATTTTTATTTTCATGCAGCTACTGCAGGAAAACTAAAAGTAACCCTGCAAGCCAGATCTGACGCTGGTAGTAAAGTATCTGTCACATTAAATGGAACGACAAAAATAGTAAGTATTCCTAACAATAATGAATATACGGATATTTCCGTTCTGCAAACAACAATTTCCAAACCGGGTTTTTATACCATTACCCTGAAGGGCATAGAGAAATCCGGAAAAATATATGCAGCCGTAAAAGGAATCAGCCTGGAAGGTCCTGCTACAAAGGATATCCAGTTCAACCCAAAATCCTGGCGCCGTTCAGCATCCGTACACCTGAACTATCCGGTGCCGGAAGGAAAAAATGTAGAATGGTTTTACGGTGAAATAAAAGTACCCGAAGGAGAAGACAAACTGGGCACTTACTTCATGTCCTGTGGTTTTCATCGTGGATATTTCGGGATGCAGGTGAATGGTCCTGCTGAGAGACGAATTATTTTCTCTGTATGGGATGCGGGTACTGAGCCTGACAAGCGCAGCAATGTTAAATACGAAGATCAGGTGGTACTGCTCGCAAAAGGGGATAGCGTATACGCCAGCGGCTTCGGCGGAGAGGGTACTGGTGGCCATAGTCATTGGCTATATAACTGGAAAGCCGGTGAAACCTATCGTTTCCTGATGCACGCTGTACCCGTAGGTACTATCACTACCTACACCGCTTACTTCTACGTTCCCGAGCATCACGAGTGGAAACTGATCGCCAGCTTCCGCGCGCCTAAAGACGGCAAATACATGGGACATCTCTATTCTTTCCTGGAGAACTTTTCCTTTGAAAACGGACATCTAGGCCGCAAAGGCTATTATGGCAACCATTGGATCAAAACCAATACCGGCGAGTGGATAGAGCTCACCAAAGCCAAATTCACAAACGATGCCACTGCCAAAGCCAAAGACCGCCTTGACTTCGGCGGCGGCTCCGAAAATGGCTGGTTTTACCTGTGGACCAGCGGCTTCAAGCCTGCCAATGCACAATACGGGGATATCTTCGAGCGTCCTGCCGGTGGCAAACAACCGGAGATAGAGCTGCCAAGGTTCTAA